A single window of Venturia canescens isolate UGA chromosome 3, ASM1945775v1, whole genome shotgun sequence DNA harbors:
- the LOC122407763 gene encoding CCAAT/enhancer-binding protein-like, which produces MESPVMYESASHQAQAQVAADHKKSSITLANNNNNNNTANANNNNNNSALQVNHNQQTSSTGVSKVSASKASLHQQYAEHCAAAGELTDLNTPEISLDLQHLIDDSHFNDGLLDMLGGGNGPIKHPRTSGYPRTTLAYMPQPVHSGASYHQGSNSCSDSNSSSSESPSIKEEPLDPADYRRHCPQYPPGGYSPANGGPFANGGPTFTTLTASNLPGGHPVIHHQQHPQQQQQQQQQQQQQQQQHQQQAGRGGPMKPVMAHQQHQAAAAAAAAAAAAVARKQSKAVDKASDEYRRRRERNNIAVRKSREKAKVRSRETEEKVKLLVKDNDLLKKRIELLTEELSVLRSLFSSVGVVPEQLHREISRHLDQFQQHAVGPM; this is translated from the coding sequence ATGGAATCACCAGTAATGTACGAGTCAGCCTCCCATCAGGCCCAGGCCCAGGTGGCCGCGGATCACAAAAAGTCCTCGATAACGTTAgcgaacaacaacaacaacaataacacCGCGAACgcaaacaacaacaacaacaattcgGCGCTCCAAGTGAACCACAACCAGCAGACGAGTAGCACGGGGGTGAGCAAAGTGTCGGCGAGCAAGGCGAGTCTCCACCAGCAGTACGCGGAGCATTGCGCAGCCGCTGGGGAGCTGACGGACCTCAACACCCCGGAGATATCGTTGGACCTTCAGCACCTCATCGACGATTCGCACTTCAACGATGGCCTGCTCGACATGCTCGGGGGCGGAAACGGGCCGATCAAACACCCCAGGACGAGCGGCTACCCGAGGACGACCCTCGCCTACATGCCCCAACCGGTGCACAGCGGGGCGAGTTACCACCAAGGAAGCAACAGCTGCAGCGACAGCAACAGCTCGAGCTCCGAGTCACCGAGCATCAAAGAGGAGCCTTTGGACCCTGCGGACTATCGGCGCCATTGCCCCCAGTATCCACCCGGTGGTTACAGCCCGGCGAACGGCGGCCCCTTCGCGAACGGCGGGCCAACCTTCACGACGTTAACGGCCTCGAACCTCCCCGGTGGACATCCCGTCATCCACCACCAGCAACACccccagcagcagcagcagcagcagcagcagcagcagcagcaacagcaacagcatcAACAACAAGCTGGCAGGGGCGGCCCGATGAAGCCCGTGATGGCTCATCAACAGCATCAAGCGGCAGCGGCAGCGGCTGCCGCGGCCGCGGCAGCCGTTGCCAGAAAACAGTCCAAGGCCGTGGACAAAGCCAGCGACGAGTACAGAAGGAGGCGCGAGCGGAACAACATCGCGGTTAGAAAAAGCCgggaaaaggcgaaagtccgATCCCGGGAGACCGAGGAAAAAGTAAAGCTGCTGGTGAAAGACAACGATCTTCTGAAAAAGAGGATCGAGCTGCTGACCGAAGAGCTCAGCGTCCTCAGGTCCTTGTTCAGCAGCGTCGGCGTCGTACCCGAGCAGCTTCACCGCGAGATATCGAGGCATCTCGACCAGTTTCAGCAGCACGCGGTCGGGCCCATGTAG